In the Flavobacterium sp. J372 genome, one interval contains:
- the wecB gene encoding non-hydrolyzing UDP-N-acetylglucosamine 2-epimerase → MKISIIAGARPNFMKIAPIIHAIKKAHSSGHNLQYRLIHTGQHYDEKMSDTFFKELNIPHPDANLNCGGGTQAEQTAAILVAFEKELLENPADLVLVVGDVTSTMACAIVAKKLNTKVAHVEAGIRSFDLTMPEEINRMVTDSITDYFFTTSTFANDNLKKSGISESNIFFTGNVMIDTLNANRSKLRKPAIFDENNLEKGKYLVMTLHRPANVDEGEKLKALIDEIVNNVEGLPIIFPIHPRTAKIFSSLGIEADNLLIVEPLGYLEFNYLVENCKAVITDSGGITEETTVMGVPCITLRANTERPETVSIGTNELIGVNPEAVKPALAKLFAGDWKKGGIPELWDGHAAERIVDSLLKINA, encoded by the coding sequence ATGAAAATTAGCATTATAGCAGGCGCAAGGCCAAACTTTATGAAAATAGCGCCAATTATACATGCTATAAAAAAGGCGCACTCATCTGGCCACAACTTACAGTACCGCCTTATACATACAGGCCAGCATTATGATGAGAAAATGTCAGATACATTTTTTAAAGAACTCAATATTCCACATCCTGATGCCAACCTTAACTGCGGCGGGGGTACACAGGCAGAGCAAACAGCTGCTATACTGGTAGCGTTTGAGAAAGAACTTCTCGAAAATCCGGCCGACCTTGTTTTGGTGGTAGGAGATGTAACATCTACAATGGCCTGCGCCATAGTTGCCAAAAAGCTTAATACAAAAGTTGCCCATGTTGAAGCGGGTATACGCTCATTTGACCTTACCATGCCCGAGGAAATAAACCGTATGGTAACAGACAGCATTACAGATTACTTTTTTACCACAAGCACCTTTGCCAATGATAATCTTAAAAAGAGCGGCATAAGCGAAAGTAATATCTTTTTTACAGGAAATGTAATGATTGATACGCTGAACGCTAATAGGAGCAAGTTGCGCAAGCCTGCCATTTTTGATGAAAACAACCTTGAAAAAGGTAAATATCTGGTGATGACGCTGCACAGGCCGGCCAATGTTGATGAAGGTGAAAAACTTAAGGCGCTTATTGACGAAATTGTAAATAATGTTGAAGGCCTGCCTATAATATTTCCTATACACCCACGCACAGCTAAGATATTTTCAAGCCTTGGCATAGAGGCAGATAATTTGTTGATAGTAGAGCCATTGGGTTATCTTGAATTTAATTATCTTGTGGAGAATTGCAAGGCGGTGATTACCGACTCTGGCGGAATTACAGAAGAAACTACCGTGATGGGAGTGCCGTGTATAACACTTCGCGCAAATACAGAAAGGCCTGAAACCGTGAGCATAGGCACAAACGAGCTGATTGGTGTAAACCCGGAAGCTGTAAAACCCGCTCTTGCAAAATTGTTTGCCGGAGACTGGAAAAAAGGCGGCATACCGGAACTATGGGACGGACACGCTGCGGAACGTATTGTTGACTCTTTATTAAAAATCAATGCCTAA
- a CDS encoding TDP-N-acetylfucosamine:lipid II N-acetylfucosaminyltransferase: MNLHLVNDEKFINGSINTFERFYPGKNIFIVQKSNSKNWKPRYVSGSDVKFLSLTNRKDVNAISDIVAKTGVTSIFVHYLTDAKAAIVNNIRHKNKSIKTYWIFQGADLYGVLHKKFNYELIDNTSKPVKSINQRMASIISRIKFLAFYHAFPFASYKKFIKELDYFCFWNPYDFKLLKHHFDTDAEFKYFGYNASLAENLLPNTTVNNRVNIIVNNSASQNGNHRTVLDKLHLIGSNAFNKVVVPLSYGDSGVKKDVLEYGRTLFGDKFFPLTEFMAKDEYFKLLYDIDVAFFGARRQEAAGNIFLLLGLGVKVFLRKDNNMIHLLKDNGFIFFIFEDDLNTADDIKPLTSSEKLANNKAYQDFYNPEKHTKMMENLIINV; the protein is encoded by the coding sequence AATTCAAAAAACTGGAAGCCCCGGTATGTATCAGGCAGTGATGTAAAATTTCTTTCTCTCACAAACCGTAAAGATGTAAATGCAATCAGTGATATTGTAGCCAAAACCGGTGTTACCAGCATATTCGTGCATTATCTTACTGATGCTAAGGCTGCCATAGTTAATAATATTAGGCACAAGAACAAGAGTATCAAGACATACTGGATATTTCAGGGGGCCGACTTATATGGTGTGTTGCACAAAAAGTTTAATTATGAGTTGATAGACAACACTTCTAAACCGGTAAAATCAATTAACCAGCGCATGGCATCAATAATCTCCAGAATTAAATTCCTGGCATTTTATCATGCATTCCCATTTGCGTCATACAAAAAGTTCATTAAAGAGCTTGACTATTTTTGCTTTTGGAATCCGTATGACTTTAAACTTTTAAAGCATCATTTTGATACGGATGCCGAGTTTAAATACTTTGGTTACAACGCAAGCCTAGCTGAAAATTTACTGCCAAATACAACCGTTAATAACAGGGTGAATATAATTGTAAATAATTCTGCATCTCAAAACGGAAATCACAGAACTGTTCTTGATAAGCTGCACCTGATAGGTTCAAATGCTTTTAATAAGGTTGTTGTGCCATTAAGCTATGGTGATAGCGGCGTAAAGAAAGATGTTTTAGAATACGGGCGCACCTTATTTGGAGACAAATTCTTCCCGCTGACAGAGTTTATGGCCAAAGATGAGTATTTTAAGCTGCTTTACGATATTGATGTTGCTTTTTTCGGTGCCAGAAGGCAGGAAGCGGCCGGTAATATTTTCCTGTTGCTTGGGCTGGGTGTAAAGGTGTTCCTGCGCAAAGACAACAATATGATACATCTCTTAAAAGATAATGGATTCATATTCTTTATCTTTGAAGACGACTTAAATACTGCCGACGATATAAAGCCGCTTACAAGTAGTGAGAAATTGGCAAATAACAAAGCATACCAGGATTTTTATAACCCTGAAAAGCACACTAAAATGATGGAAAACTTAATTATAAATGTGTAA